GACTACGGTATCTGATGTGGAATATTGAAGGGGGGGGGTGCAGCCGTTAAGATGGATCAGAATCTATTTTGCACTCACAGTCACGGACATGAAGGGTGGAAGAATTTTGCATGCTAGTCTGTGACTGTTGGCACGTGGGTCTGTGAAACACTCGTGACGTGAAGGTGCTAGCCTGAATGGGTTGGGTTGACCCAAAGGCCGAATGCTAACATTGAAGCCCAAAGCAAATTGAGATTTAGTCGATGTGAATTGTGATGTCATACATACTGTGCGTAAAAGGATAACGCACGTAATCCAAAAGCAAAGGTTCGGAGACGCCCATTTcgtttcactcttttttttttgtgcctAAAACCTACAGAACCGAAGGCAAAAGAAAGTGAACTAACCGAAGAAGAAAACCATGGGAATGCCGCTAGTTTCCATTGCTTCAGCTCCCAAAATCACCTTTGTTCCCAATTCCATCTCTCTACCTTCAATTAAGGTGCGTAATATTCCATCTTCGACAGCTTCCACCGGTGGGTTGTCGATAGAATGTTCGTCGAGGCCGCAGAAGAAGGCAACGAAGCATCATATGAAGACCAGGCCACGCAAGACGCAGCCATGGGACATAAGGAGGAAACCCACCGTTTACGCTCCTTTGCCTCCGCTGCCTCCTGATTGGGCCTTAGTTTCAAGCGTCGGAGAAAATGATGGCGCCGATGTTGCTGAGGTTGGTCTCGCTGGCTCTGCTCTACAGGCTCCTGCTTCAACtgggtagttttttttttcactgtTCATCGTTATGTTGGTTGTACCGTATTTGCTTCTCCagtttttttgaaatatgatttaattaaactGAAAAATGTACTCTGATGAACATCTATGCATTTAAATCTGTCTTAGATTTCGAGGTGAATTtgcctttaatttaatttcagtttttctaaaaaattaggTAAACTACAAAtatagtcacttatgtttgaaatgttatgttttagtcacttatgttattattttgttaccaAGTGATCACTTTTCCGTTAAGTTTCGTTATCTCCCTAGTAATCCTATGTGGCAGTCCAGCTAGATTTTAAGTGCTAACTTGGATTTCTTAATGGGAtgagaatagatttttaattaaataaatttaattaattaaaaattttaaaccctaaatcttagttaaaaaatagttatctctctcttttttttagttttctttttcaattgactaataataaagttattatcatcaaaattttttattcacctacaaaaacaaaaaaggattCAATTGAGGGTTCAAGTATGTCTTTTTCACCGACCTATGACTTAAAATCAAGCGGTTTTCGACAAATTTATGTGATAAGATGAACTGCAATGACTGCAGCATGTAAAAACCAAGCCAAAACCTGAAGAAGCAAAGGGTTGCCATTACACCATTTGAAGACTTTCCAAAGGAAAGTCCAGAGGCAATGGAACAGATCACCATAAGCATCAAGGTGAGTCCATAAACTCgttttctgcctaatttatcACCAAGCCAACCAAAGAAAAATTGTCCAGCAAAAGTTCCGCAAAAG
This sequence is a window from Gossypium raimondii isolate GPD5lz chromosome 5, ASM2569854v1, whole genome shotgun sequence. Protein-coding genes within it:
- the LOC105769391 gene encoding 50S ribosomal protein 6, chloroplastic — encoded protein: MGMPLVSIASAPKITFVPNSISLPSIKVRNIPSSTASTGGLSIECSSRPQKKATKHHMKTRPRKTQPWDIRRKPTVYAPLPPLPPDWALVSSVGENDGADVAEVGLAGSALQAPASTG